The genomic segment CCACCACGCGGAACACGCGCGGACTCACGCGCTCGGTCATGGCCTTGATCACGCCGCCCTTGCCGGCGCCGTCGCGGCCTTCGAACAGGATGCAGACCTTGGCGCCGGTAGCCTTGACCCAGTCCTGCAGCTTGACCAGCTCGACATGCAGCCGGTACAGCTCCTCGTCGTACTGCTTGCCCGTCATTTTCCCGCCGGCAACGCCGGCATCGTCTGCTTCGCGCTCTCCCTGCTTCTTCTTGCCCATGCGCAGTCTCCGGTGGATGACCGGCCCGATCGGCCTTCTATTACTTTGGTGCGTCGAACGCCATAGGGCAAGTCTTCGTTGCGCGGGCGGGCGTCCAGGGCGGAAATCCCGCCTGCTGGTATAGCGCTACGGCGGTACGTCGCGCAGTCCGGCTTCGCTGACGGCCACGTCGACCGGTGGACGCCTTGGCGTCATGGCGTCATGGCGGCGCCGGCTCCCTGCCGCCCTGCTCCGTGGCGGGCGCCTTGACGCTCTCCCTGGCAGCGGCGCTGCTCGATGCGACCAGCTTGCCGTCTGCCAGCACCAGTACATCGTCCGCCACCATCGCGGCATGGGGCATGGCACGCTCGGCCATCAGCACTGTCGCCGCGTCGGTACGCAGGCCGCGGATCGTGGCTGCCATGCGTGCCGCCTCCGCGGCATTGAGGCCCGCCATGATCTCGTCAAGCAGCAGCAAATGCGCGCGCGCTGCGATGGCGCATGCGAGCGCCAGGCGCTTGCTGAGTGCCGGCCGCAGACTGGCAGCGGCCTTGTCCAACTGGAACTCCAGGCCCAGCCGTCGCGCCACTTCGTCCGCCTGCGCGCGTGCGACATGGTGGCCCCGTACATGCACTTGCGCGCCGAGCGCAATGCAATCGTGCACCGTCCGGGCGCCTGCCACTCGTCCGGGGGGACCGACATAGCGCACCCCCAGCCGGGCCAATGCATGAGGGGACATGCCGGCAATGCTTTGCCCGTCTATCTCCACGGTGCCGCTGTACGGCGACAGCTTGCCCGCCAGGATGCCCAGCAGCGCCGACTTTCCCGCGCCGGCCGGGCCCTCCAGTGCCGTGACGCGTCCGCGGCCGACGGCCAGCCGGACGTTGTCCAGCACGGCACGGCCGTCAAGCCAAAGGCTCAGCGCGTCGGCGGCAATGATGACGTCCCGCTTCATGCGCGAGGCTCCGCGGCCGCGCACGGCATGGGCACCACGCACCGGACGGGCCCGCAAGGACCATGCAGCGCGGGACTCCGCAGGAACTGCGTGTAAAAGACGCCGGCCGCTGCCGCCGAAGCGGCAAGCGCGGCAATGACTGCCAGACGGCCGCGCATCCGCTCGATGCGCGGCGCCCCGGCTCCACCCCGGTTGTCGCGTCCCGCCACCCGGCGGGCCCCGTAGCGCGACAAGTACCGCCGCCACGCGCGGGGCAGTCCCGCGGCAGCAGACACAAGGATGCAGCACTGGCAGCCAGCCTTGCCGGCAAACAGGAATTCGGGAAAGCGGGAAGGCGCACGCGGCGCGTCCCCCGGGCGCCGGGCCGGATCATGAATGTTCATGCCTGCCCCGCTTGCGCCGCCACCGGCTCACCGCACACTGGCCGTGATATCGCCGGCCAGCCAGACCCACGCGGTGGCCTCGCCCACGCGCGTGAGCGCCATGCGGTAGGCATGGCAATGCGGCCGGTACAGGCCCCGAAGCCACTGGACCGGATAACCGTCAATGTCCCGCACGACCCGCACCACGGACAGCAGTGCCGCGCCCACCGGCTCTTCCAGCAGCGGCGCCGAGACCGCGTCTGCCGCGCAACTCGACAACAATTGCTCGGCGTCGCCGATGCGTATGCCGCCTTGCTCAAGCAGCGAGAGCATGGGCTGTTGTTGATCGAGGTCATGCGGCGTCAGCAACGGCGCCATATGGGCAGGCAGGTAGGTTGTGATCAGCGATGCCGGCTTGCCCTGATGGCAGCGCAGCCCCATGACCCGCAGGGCTTTCTGTCCCTCCGCCAGCGACAGCCCGGCGGCGGCATCGGCGGGGCATGGCTCCAGCCCGTACGCCAGCATGCGCACGGTGGTCTGCGCCGCCGAGGCAATCAGGCTATCCAGCGGCCCCTGAATCGACGGCTCCATTTCCGCGCGGCTCGGGTGGTCAAGCTTGACGAAGGTGCCTTGCCCGGGCCGCCGATAGACCATGCCTTCCCTGACCAGCTCAATGATGGCGCGGCGCACCGTCACCCGCGCCACCTGGTATTGCTCCATCAGCCTGAGTTCGGGGGGCAAGCCGCATCTGTCATAGAGTCCGCTCACGATCTGGTGGCGCAGCGCCACGTAGATCTGGTGGTAGCGGGGCATCGGCGAACGGGGTGAGCTGTCCATCATCATTTTTTGGGTTATCCGGGGGCGTTGCTGCGGTCGTTATCTCGCGACGGCAATACCCGGCCACGACAGACCCGGCTTCTGGCTGCCGGTGAATCGTCGGAGTGACGATAAAGGTATATCAGTCGCTATTCCCGTCT from the Cupriavidus sp. WKF15 genome contains:
- a CDS encoding ATP-binding cassette domain-containing protein, whose product is MKRDVIIAADALSLWLDGRAVLDNVRLAVGRGRVTALEGPAGAGKSALLGILAGKLSPYSGTVEIDGQSIAGMSPHALARLGVRYVGPPGRVAGARTVHDCIALGAQVHVRGHHVARAQADEVARRLGLEFQLDKAAASLRPALSKRLALACAIAARAHLLLLDEIMAGLNAAEAARMAATIRGLRTDAATVLMAERAMPHAAMVADDVLVLADGKLVASSSAAARESVKAPATEQGGREPAPP
- a CDS encoding GntR family transcriptional regulator codes for the protein MMMDSSPRSPMPRYHQIYVALRHQIVSGLYDRCGLPPELRLMEQYQVARVTVRRAIIELVREGMVYRRPGQGTFVKLDHPSRAEMEPSIQGPLDSLIASAAQTTVRMLAYGLEPCPADAAAGLSLAEGQKALRVMGLRCHQGKPASLITTYLPAHMAPLLTPHDLDQQQPMLSLLEQGGIRIGDAEQLLSSCAADAVSAPLLEEPVGAALLSVVRVVRDIDGYPVQWLRGLYRPHCHAYRMALTRVGEATAWVWLAGDITASVR